One genomic region from Strix uralensis isolate ZFMK-TIS-50842 chromosome 19, bStrUra1, whole genome shotgun sequence encodes:
- the LOC141952287 gene encoding myosin heavy chain, skeletal muscle, adult-like translates to MSSDSEMAVFGEAAPYLRKSEKERIEAQNKPFDAKTAVFVTHPKESFVKGTVQSKESGKVTVKTEGGETLTVKDDQIFSMNPPKYDKIEDMAMMTHLHEPAVLYNLKERYAAWMIYTYSGLFCVTVNPYKWLPVYNPEVVLAYRGKKRQEAPPHIFSISDNAYQFMLTDRENQSILITGESGAGKTVNTKRVIQYFATIAASGDKKKEEQTSGKMQGTLEDQIISANPLLEAFGNAKTVRNDNSSRFGKFIRIHFGATGKLASADIETYLLEKSRVTFQLKAERSYHIFYQIMSNKKPELIDMLLITTNPYDYHFVSQGEITVASINDQEELMATDSAIDILGFTADEKTAIYKLTGAVMHYGNLKFKQKQREEQAEPDGTEVADKAAYLMGLNSADLLKALCYPRVKVGNEYVTKGQTVQQVNNSVGALAKAVYEKMFLWMVVRINQQLDTKQPRQYFIGVLDIAGFEIFDFNSLEQLCINFTNEKLQQFFNHHMFVLEQEEYKKEGIEWTFIDFGMDLAACIELIEKPMGIFSILEEECMFPKATDTSFKNKLYDQHLGKSANFQKPKPAKGKAEAHFSLVHYAGTVDYNISGWLEKNKDPLNETVIGLYQKSSVKTLALLFASYGGAETEASGGGAGGGKKGGKKKGSSFQTVSALFRENLNKLMTNLRSTHPHFVRCIIPNETKTPGAMEHELVLHQLRCNGVLEGIRICRKGFPSRVLYADFKQRYKVLNASAIPEGQFIDSKKASEKLLGSIDVDHTQYKFGHTKVFFKAGLLGLLEEMRDEKLAQLITRTQARCRGFLMRVEYQRMVQRRESIFCIQYNIRAFMNVKHWPWMKLFFKIKPLLKSAESEKEMANMKEEFEKTKEELAKSEAKRKELEEKMVKLVQEKNDLQLQVQAEADALADAEERCDQLIKTKIQLEAKVKEVTERAEDEEEINAELTAKKRKLEDECSELKKDIDDLELTLAKVEKEKHATENKVKNLTEEMAGLDETIAKLTKEKKALQEAHQQTLDDLQAEEDKVNTLTKAKTKLEQQVDDLEGSLEQEKKLRMDLERAKRKLEGDLKLAHDTIMDLENDKQQLDEKLKKKDFEISQIQSKTEDEQALGMQLQKKIKELQARIEELEEEIEAERTSRAKAEKHRADLSRELEEISERLEEAGGATAAQIEMNKKREAEFQKMRRDLEEATLQHEATAATLRKKHADSTAELGEQIDNLQRVKQKLEKEKSELKMEIDDLASNMDSVSKAKANLEKMCRALEDQLSEIKTKEEEHQRMINDLSAQRARLQTESGEYSRQVEEKDALISQLSRGKQAFTQQIEELKRHLEEEIKAKNALAHGLQSARHDCDLLREQYEEEQEAKGELQRALSKANSEVAQWRTKYETDAIQRTEELEEAKKKLAQRLQDAEEHVEAVNAKCASLEKTKQRLQNEVEDLMIDVERSNAACAALDKKQKNFDKILAEWKQKYEETQAELEASQKESRSLSTELFKMKNAYEESLDHLETLKRENKNLQQEISDLTEQIAEGGKVIHELEKVKKQIEQEKSEIQAALEEAEASLEHEEGKILRLQLELNQVKSEIDRKIAEKDEEIDQMKRNHLRIVESMQSTLDAEIRSRNEALRLKKKMEGDLNEMEIQLSHANRVAAEAQKNLRNTQAVLKDTQIHLDDALRTQEDLKEQVAMVERRANLLQAEIEELRAALEQTERSRKVAEQELMDASERVQLLHTQNTSLINTKKKLETDIAQIQGEMEDTIQEARNAEEKAKKAITDAAMMAEELKKEQDTSAHLERMKKNLDQTVKDLQHRLDEAEQLALKGGKKQIQKLEARVRELEAEVDSEQKRSAEAVKGMRKYERRVKELTYQSEEDRKNNLRLQDLVDKLQMKVKSYKRQAEEAEELSNVNLSKFRKIQHELEEAEERADIAESQVNKLRVKSREFHGKKIEEEE, encoded by the exons ATGTCGTCAGACTCTGAGATGGCCGTCTTTGGGGAGGCAGCTCCTTACCTCCGAAagtcagaaaaggagagaatTGAGGCCCAGAACAAACCTTTTGATGCCAAGACAGCTGTCTTTGTGACCCATCCTAAGGAATCCTTTGTGAAAGGGACAGTCCAGAGCAAAGAATCAGGGAAGGTCACTGTCAAGACTGAAGGTGGAGAG ACCCTGACCGTGAAGGATGATCAGATCTTCTCCATGAACCCTCCCAAGTACGATAAAATCGAGGACATGGCCATGATGACTCACCTCCACGAACCCGCTGTGCTGTACAACCTCAAAGAGCGTTACGCAGCCTGGATGATCTAC ACCTACTCGGGTCTCTTCTGCGTCACTGTCAACCCCTACAAGTGGCTGCCGGTGTACAACCCGGAGGTGGTGTTGGCCTACCGAGGCAAGAAGCGCCAGGAGGCCCCTCCACAcatcttctccatctctgacaATGCCTATCAGTTCATGCTGACTG ATCGCGAGAACCAGTCGATCCTGATCAC CGGAGAATCCGGAGCAGGGAAGACTGTGAACACAAAGCGTGTCATCCAGTACTTTGCAACAATTGCAGCGAGTGGAGATaagaagaaggaggagcagaCATCAGGCAAAATGCAG GGAACGCTTGAGGATCAGATCATCAGCGCTAACCCACTGCTGGAGGCCTTTGGAAATGCCAAGACCGTCAGGAATGACAACTCCTCACGCTTT GGCAAATTCATCAGAATTCACTTCGGTGCCACAGGAAAACTAGCTTCTGCCGATATTGAAACAT ATCTGCTGGAGAAGTCCAGAGTCACTTTCCAGCTCAAAGCAGAAAGAAGTTACCACATATTTTATCAAATCATGTCCAACAAGAAGCCGGAGCTAATAG ACATGCTTCTCATTACCACCAACCCATATGACTATCACTTTGTGAGTCAAGGTGAGATCACAGTTGCCAGCATTAATGACCAGGAGGAGCTGATGGCTACAGAT AGTGCCATTGACATCCTGGGCTTTACTGCTGATGAGAAAACAGCCATTTACAAGCTGACAGGGGCTGTCATGCACTACGGGAACTTGAAGTTCAAGCAGAAACAAcgagaggagcaggcagagccgGATGGCACAGAAG TTGCTGACAAGGCCGCCTACTTGATGGGTCTGAACTCAGCAGACCTGCTCAAGGCCCTCTGCTACCCCCGAGTCAAGGTTGGGAATGAATATGTGACCAAGGGTCAAACCGTGCAGCAG GTGAACAATTCAGTGGGTGCTCTGGCAAAGGCTGTCTATGAGAAGATGTTCTTGTGGATGGTTGTTCGCATCAACCAGCAGCTGGATACGAAGCAGCCCAGACAGTACTTCATTGGTGTCCTGGACATTGCTGGCTTCGAGATCTTTGAT TTCAACAGCCTGGAGCAGCTGTGTATCAACTTCACCAATGAGAAACTGCAACAGTTCTTCAACCACCACATGTtcgtgctggagcaggaggagtaCAAGAAGGAGGGAATTGAATGGACATTCATTGACTTTGGGAtggacctggctgcctgcattgaGCTCATTGAGAAg CCCATGGGCATCTTCTCCATCCTGGAAGAGGAGTGCATGTTCCCCAAGGCAACTGACACCTCTTTCAAGAACAAGCTCTACGACCAGCATCTGGGCAAGTCTGCAAACTTCCAGAAGCCCAAGCCTGCCAAAGGCAAGGCTGAGGCCCACTTCTCCCTGGTGCACTATGCTGGCACAGTGGACTACAACATCTCTGGCTGGCTTGAGAAGAACAAGGACCCCCTGAATGAAACTGTCATTGGGTTGTACCAGAAATCATCGGTGAAGACACTGGCTTTACTTTTTGCCTCTTATGGTGGAGCAGAAACAG aggcTAGTGGTGGTGGCGCTGGTGGTGGAAAGAAGGGTGGAAAGAAGAAGGGTTCTTCTTTCCAGACAGTCTCGGCTCTTTTTCGG GAGAACTTAAACAAGCTGATGACCAATCTACGGAGCACTCACCCCCATTTTGTCCGTTGCATCAtcccaaatgaaacaaaaacaccTG GTGCCATGGAACATGAACTGGTACTTCACCAGCTGCGGTGTAACGGAGTGCTGGAAGGCATCAGAATTTGCAGGAAAGGTTTCCCCAGCAGAGTTCTCTACGCTGACTTCAAGCAGAG ATACAAGGTGCTTAATGCCAGTGCTATCCCAGAGGGACAGTTCATTGATAGCAAGAAGGCTTCTGAGAAGCTTCTTGGGTCAATCGATGTGGACCACACCCAGTACAAATTTGGCCACACCAAG GTATTCTTCAAAGCTGGGCTGCTGGGACTCCTGGAGGAGATGAGGGATGAGAAGCTGGCACAGCTCATCACTCGCACCCAGGCCAGGTGCAGGGGCTTCCTGATGAGAGTCGAATACCAGAGAATGGTGCAGAGGAG GGAGTCCATCTTCTGCATCCAGTACAACATTCGTGCATTCATGAACGTCAAGCACTGGCCCTGGATGAAgctgttcttcaagatcaagccCTTGCTGAAGAGTGCAGAATCTGAGAAGGAGATGGCCAACATGAAGGAAGAGTTTGAGAAAACCAAGGAAGAGCTTGCaaagtctgaggcaaagaggaaggagctggaggagaaaatggTGAAACTGGTGCAGGAGAAAAACGATCTGCAGCTCCAAGTGCAGGCA GAAGCTGATGCTTTAGCTGATGCTGAGGAAAGATGTGACCAgctcatcaaaaccaaaatccagttggaggccaaAGTAAAGGAGGTGACTGAAAGGgctgaagatgaagaagaaattaatgctGAGCTGACAGCcaagaagagaaaactggaagatGAATGCTCAGAGCTGAAGAAAGATATTGATGACCTTGAGCTAACACTGGCCAAGGTTGAGAAGGAAAAGCATGCCACAGAAAACAAG GTGAAAAACCTCACAGAGGAGATGGCAGGCCTGGACGAGACCATTGCCAAGctgacaaaagagaagaaagccctCCAAGAGGCCCATCAGCAGACACTGGATGACCTGCAGGCAGAAGAGGACAAAGTCAACACGCTGACCAAAGCTAAGaccaagctggagcagcaagtGGACGAT CTGGAAGGGTCCTTGgagcaagagaagaaactgcGCATGGACCTTGAGAGAGCTAAGAGGAAACTTGAAGGAGACCTGAAGCTGGCCCATGACACCATAATGGACTTGGAAAATGATAAGCAGCAGCtggatgagaaactgaagaa GAAAGACTTTGAAATCAGCCAGATCCAGAGCAAAACTGAGGATGAGCAAGCCCTGGGCATGCAGTTACAGAAGAAGATCAAGGAGCTGCAG GCTCGTATTGAGGAACTGGAGGAGGAGATTGAGGCAGAGCGAACCTCTCGGGCAAAAGCAGAGAAGCATCGGGCTGACCTCTCGAGGGAGCTAGAGGAGATCAGCGAGCgcctggaagaagcaggaggggCTACAGCAGCTCAGATCGAGATGAACAAGAAGCGTGAGGCAGAATTTCAGAAGATGCGGCGTGACCTCGAAGAGGCCACGCTGCAGCACGAAGCCACGGCTGCCACCCTGCGGAAGAAGCACGCGGACAGCACAGCTGAGCTTGGGGAACAGATCGACAACCTGCAACGAgtgaagcagaagctggagaaggagaagagtgaGCTGAAGATGGAGATTGACGACTTGGCCAGTAACATGGATTCTGTCTCCAAAGCCAAG GCAAATCTGGAGAAGATGTGCCGCGCACTGGAAGACCAGCTGAGTGAGATTAAGACAAAGGAAGAAGAGCATCAGCGCATGATCAATGATCTCAGTGCTCAAAGAGCTCGTCTGCAGACAGAATCAG GTGAATATTCGCGCCAGGTGGAGGAGAAAGATGCTCTGATTTCTCAGCTGTCAAGAGGCAAGCAGGCTTTCACCCAACAGATTGAAGAACTCAAGAGGCACCTAGAGGAAGAGATAAAG GCCAAGAACGCCCTAGCCCATGGCTTGCAGTCAGCTCGGCACGACTGTGACTTGCTCCGGGAACAAtatgaggaggagcaggaagccaAGGGGGAGCTGCAGCGCGCCCTGTCCAAGGCCAACAGCGAAGTGGCCCAGTGGAGAACCAAATACGAGACGGATGCTATTCAGCGCacggaggagctggaggaggccaa GAAGAAGCTGGCACAGCGCCTGCAGGATGCAGAGGAACATGTTGAGGCTGTGAATGCCAAATGTGCCTCcctggaaaagacaaagcagaggctgcagaatgaagtggaggaCCTGATGATTGACGTGGAGCGATCTAACGCTGCCTGTGCAGCTCTGGATAAGAAGCAGAAGAACTTTGACAAG ATCCTGGCAGAATGGAAGCAAAAGTATGAGGAAACGCAGGCTGAGCTGGAAGCCTCCCAGAAGGAGTCTCGCTCTCTCAGCACGGAGCTGTTTAAGATGAAGAATGCCTATGAGGAGTCCTTGGACCACCTGGAAACGCTGAAGCGTGAGAACAAGAACTTGCAGC AGGAGATTTCCGACCTCACAGAGCAGATTGCAGAGGGAGGAAAGGTGATTCATGAGCTGGAGAAAGTCAAGAAGCAGATTGAGCAAGAGAAATCTGAAATCCAGGCTGCTCTAGAAGAAGCTGAG GCCTCCCTAGAACATGAAGAGGGCAAGATCCTGCGCCTCCAGCTTGAGCTCAACCAGGTGAAATCTGAGATTGACAGGAAGATCGCAGAGAAAGATGAGGAGATTGACCAGATGAAGAGAAACCACCTCAGAATTGTGGAGTCCATGCAGAGCACCCTGGACGCTGAGATCAGGAGCAGGAACGAAGCCCTGCGGCTGAAGAAGAAGATGGAGGGAGACCTGAATGAAATGGAGATCCAGCTGAGCCATGCCAACCGCGTGGCTGCAGAGGCACAAAAGAACCTGAGAAACACGCAGGCAGTGCTCAAG GATACCCAGATACACTTGGACGATGCTCTCAGGACACAGGAGgacctgaaggagcaggtggccatGGTGGAGCGCAGAGCAAACCTGCTGCAGGCTGAAATTGAGGAGCTACGGGCAGCCCTGGAGCAGACGGAGCGGTCGAGGAAGGTGGCTGAGCAGGAACTGATGGATGCAAGTGAGAGAGTTCAGCTCCTCCACACTCAG AACACCAGCTTGATCAACACCAAGAAGAAGCTGGAAACAGACATCGCCCAAATTCAGGGTGAAATGGAGGATACGATCCAGGAAGCCCGCAATGCCGAAGAGAAGGCCAAGAAGGCCATCACAGAT GCAGCCATGatggcagaagagctgaagaaggagcaggacacCAGTGCCCACCTGGAGAGGATGAAGAAGAACCTGGACCAGACGGTGAAGGACCTGCAGCACCGTCTGGATGAGGCCGAGCAGTTGGCACTGAAGGGAGGCAAGAAGCAAATCCAGAAGCTGGAGGCCAGA GTGCGGGAGCTGGAAGCGGAGGTTGACTCTGAGCAGAAGCGCAGTGCTGAAGCCGTGAAGGGCATGCGCAAGTACGAGAGGAGGGTGAAGGAGCTGACCTACCAG TCTGAGGAAGACCGGAAGAATAATCTCAGGCTGCAGGATCTGGTGGACAAGCTGCAAATGAAGGTGAAATCCTACAAGAGACAAGCTGAGGAGGCT GAGGAGCTGTCCAATGTCAACCTCTCCAAATTCCGCAAGATCCAGCACGAGCTGGAGGAAGCCGAGGAGCGGGCTGACATTGCAGAGTCACAGGTCAACAAGCTCCGTGTGAAAAGCCGGGAGTTTCATGGcaagaagatagaagaggaggaGTGA